The stretch of DNA TCCACTCCTGAGGCTGGCCAAAATCAATCAAGTGCTCTTGTAGCTTTGGGCTCTGATAGCCCGTGGGGCGGCGCCCAAACACTTTTACGCTGCTGAAACGGTCGTCGAGGAGCAACTGCTGAAGCAGGTAGTCGCCAACCAGGCCCGTAGCCCCAATTAGTATGGCTGTTTTCATGAGGAGGTAGTTAGTAATCAAGCCGGAGCAGCATCCTAAAAACACCTCTGATGGTTTCCACAGTGATGTTTTGACCACCGAAGCCAACAAAGACGATTTCTCAAGCTCGACAGTTGTACGGGTAGGTGACCGGTTTCGACGAATTTCGGCAAATTCTTCTGCTCCTATGCCCCCTGCGTCACCTCCAGCACCAGTTTACCGATGTGGGTGCTGCTCTCCAGCAGCTGATGCGCGGCCGCAGCCTCGGCGAGCGGAAAGGTCTGGTAAATAACGGGCTTAAACTTGCCTGCGGCCAGCAGCGGCCACACGTGCTGCTCCACCGCTGCCGCCAGGGCTGCTTTAAACTCGGCTAAGCGGGGCCGCAGGGTGCTACCCGTAATAGTGAGGCGGCGGGCCATAACCTCCAAGGCATTGAACTCCGCCGGGCCTCCCTGCATGGCATTTATGAATACCAGTCGGCCATCTGGGCGCAGCAGGCGCAGATTTTTGGGCGTGTAGTCGCCCCCTACCATGTCCAGCACCACATCCACCCCTTCCTCGGCTAATACCTGCTCAAAGTCGGCCTGCTTGTAGTTAATGACCACATCGGCCCCCAAGGAGCGTAGCGCCTCGCACTTCCCGGTGCTGCCGGCGGTGGTGGCCACGCGGCTGCCTAGAGCATGTGCCAGCTGAATGGCGGTTATGCCAATGCCACTGCTGCCCCCGTGTACCAGCAGCGTTTCGCCGGGCTGCAGGGCACCGCGCTGAAATACGTTGTGCCACACGGTAAACACCGTTTCGGGGAGGGAAGCAGCTTCGGTCATGCTCCAGCCCTCGGGCACCGGCAGGCAGTGGCCCGCATCTACCACGGCGTACTCGGCATAGCCCCCGGCCGCCAGCAGGGCGCACACCGCGTCGCCGGGCTGCCAGCGCGTGACAGCGGCCCCGCACTGTTCCACGCGGCCCGCTATCTCCAGGCCTGGCACCGTACCGGCCACGTCGCCGCTGCCGCGGTACTTGCCCTGGCGCAGCAGCACATCAGGGCGGTTTACGCCGGCAGCTTCTACCCGCACCAGCACCTGGTGAGCGGCGGGCTCAGGAATGAGAGCTTCTTGTAGCCGTAGCACTTCTGGCCCTCCGGGCGCGGAAATCGTAATGTGTTGCATAAAGTGGGTGTTTGTTACTACCATACGGCAGCTCTGCTTACTCAACACAGGACGCGAACTAGCCTCAGGGGGTTAGGCTCCTGCTTTAATCACCAACTTTAGTTTTTCAGTTTGCGTATATTATTGTTGTGTTTACTTCCATGAAAAGGGTCTCCTTCATACCCACCTTCCTGCAGGCTGCCCGCACTACAGGCCTCCGGGCCTGGCAAACGGGGCGGTTGTTTCAGCGGGCGGTTCGTACCGCTCTCGACTCGGTGCAGGAAGTACTGCGGGCCGAAGTACAAAAGGGCAACGGGCAACTGGTGGCTGATTTTCTGACCAACAAGGCGCTGCCCGCCGCCCGGGCGCTGTTGCTGGAGCGCATGGCCTCCCGCCTGCTAATCCGGCTGGGCCTGCGCGGGGTGCTGGCCTCTAGTGTGGTAGGCTGGGTGCTCCCCTTTGTGGTGGAGCACTTAGTTAAGGTAGGCCACCGCACAGGCCTCTTCGAGAAAATTCGCGAAAACAGCACGGTTACTGACACGCTGCGCCGCCTCGAGGAGCTTAAGCAGGCGACCTGGAAAGCCCTGGCTCCCGACCATGGCACCGGAGCTGAAGTATTGCCCGATGACGCAGAGCCTCCTCGCCAGCTTCCGGCCTAAAATCGGCTCGAAGGGCGCTAAAACACCGTTTTTCTTAGAAAAATTCACTCCCTAAACTTTACTTTATTTTGCCCCTTTTTTACTTGCAAGCATCAATCCAGTCTCCTTTACCAGGTCGTAGGTGGGGCCAATGAAAAACTCAGTTTCCACTATTGCCACAAATTCCGTTCAGGCCTCTCCGTCGGGTAAGGCGCTGCGGGAGCTGTATCGAACTGCCCGCCATATTTACCACTCCGACCCCTACGCCGCTGCCCGGCTGGCCCGTATTGCCGATCAGGCCGAATACTTTCTGCATGCCTGGCCCGAGGAGCAGTGGCCTACTACCCAACCCGGCCCGTACCCATTCCCTAGTCGGCAGGTGCTGCTAGCGTGGGCTGCCACCGCCAAACGCGATGCCACGGCGTTCAGTCTGCTTCCCGAAAGCAGCTGGTCTTACGCGCACTGGCGTCAGGTTACCACTACTTTACTAGCTACACTGGTTCCGTTTGCCTAAGCTTTACGTGCCTGTTTTGCCAGCAGCAATAGCGCCGGCGCAACAGCACACACCTGATTCAGGCTTGTAAACCAGCAGCGAGAGAAACCGTTTCGCGACGAGCCGCTGACCAGTAACAGCAACTGCGCAGTACTAGGTACTCGTCGCGAAACGCATATCCGCGCTACTGGCTTGCCTCTGCGGCGTCGGGCTACATTACATTGGCGGCTCTATTTATTATCGGACATTTGCTTCGCCGCTAGTTACTTCTCTCTGGCAGCCAATTTCCAACGGGCAACGTAGTTACTAGCGCTTTGGCTTTCGGCCCAACCATCAGCTATTTATATACAAGCCCCGCTACATTTATGCTCCTACTCACTTCCCTGTCCTCCGTAAGCTTTTATCTGCACAACATTGGCTGCCGGGCCTTAGAGGCAAGATGGAGCGACCACGGCGGCAGCGCAGTGTTTCGGGAGTCTATAATGGAGGGTCTGGCTCTGGCCCGGCAATACCAGGCCGAGTGCTGGATAGCCGACGACCGGCAGCTCGGCCCTATGCTGCCCGCCGACCTGGAATGGGTAGCCACCGACGTACTACCGGCCCTGGCCGAATCCGGTATCCGTCGCCTGGCCATCGTTGAATCGGAGGATTTACTGAACCGAGAGCTTATTCAGGAGGCCTACATACCGCCGCTCGAAGCCCTGCCCATTGAAGTGCGCCACTTCACTGACCTGCCAACGGCCCGCGCCTGGGCTTGCGGCAAATAGTCTTTGTTAGCGCACTTCTACCGCACCCTACCTACACATCTGGCGTCAGCGGATCCTATTTCCTTTATTCTCTTCTCTACGTATTATTATGAAGCACCTACCTTTCCTGCTCCTGGGTGTTGCTAGTTTATTCCCCATTGCGGCACGGGCACAAGCTCCGGCAGCGCCTAGTGCTACTGCGCCAGCAACAGTGGCCTACGAGTATGGCACTGCCAGCATTCAGAGCCAATTCAATCGGGAATGGCGCTTAGTTGATACTGATCCTGCGCACCCCACCAGCCAGTTCTATGTGCAGGATGAGCAGGGTAAGAAGCGGGCCTGAAAATCTCAGGCCGAAGTACTTAATTATTTGGCCAGCCAGAGCTGGGAAATCCTCCCACTGGGTGTTGATCCTGGCAACGCTACCTTTCACTACATGCTGCGCAAGGCAGGCCGGTAGTTTTCTGTAGTTGCACTCGGCCTGGCGCTGCCCTTACTCGCCTGCCACCGCCGCTCTGTACCCTACGCCCTGCCTGGGGCATCCTGCGTTCAGAGCCAGGTGCTGCCTTCTGCTCGGGCAACAAGGAAAAAAGACTAGATTTGAACCTCCTCTATCCTGTTTTTGCTGATGGCAACTGACGCCCTGCTTTCCCGCTTACAAATCCTCGGCCAGCAGTTGGACGCAGACCACAGCGCTGGCGACGTAGGCAGCGCGGCGCCCTTAACTCAGGCTCGGGAATTTCTGCTTACCCACTTGCAAGAGGAGCCCACCCTGCCCTACCGGGGCGCCGAGTTGCTGGAACTCCTGACGCCTTCCCCACACATTCACTGGCATTGGGAACAGGAACGGGAGCTGGTACTGGAAGGCCTGACGCTGCTGCATCAACTATGGCTGGGCCAGCAGCGCTAACTGGCCTAGTAAACCTGCTGCAGCGCAGGTGCGGGTATCAGCTCCGCGCTACTACTACAGCCGCTTCAGAACGAGGTACTCAGCGGCAGAAGCAATTGAAGAAATAGGTAAACCACCCCTCATGCCCATAGAACTAACCAACGGCTTCGGTAAAGTATATCTCACCATCGAATATGATGCTGCCAACCGGTGGGTCTATAACAACTGGATTGGGTATCAAACCTTCACGGGTATTATCGCCGGAGCAGATGCCTGCCTGTTTCCGCTTAGTGAGAACAAGTGCGCCTACCTGCTCAACGATAACCGGCAGGTGCTAGGCCCCTGGAACCACGCCGTTGAGTGGATTGCCACCCAGTGGGCTCCGCGCGCTATTGAGCAGGGCCTCACTCACTTCGCCCATATCGTCAGCCCCGAATCGATGGCCGCTCAGTCCGCTGAATCAATGTTTCTGGGCATCGGCCAGCGCCTGGAAATGCGCATGTTCAGTGATATTGAGCAGGCCAAAGCCTGGTTACGCGAGGCGCAGCAAGCCGCTCGTAGATAAGGCGCGCATCATCCGGTTGCTCGAGATGCCGTTGAAGAAAGAATACCCATTTGTTAGCTAGACTATATGGCAGCTACTATGCGCAAAAACGATATCAGAGCGTTGGATCTGCTTTTTCCAGCCTAAGTGTTGGGTCACTCGTGACGCTACTACTGGTTAACCCTAACCGGCCCACGTTCTTCTCCTCGCATGCAGGAAGAACGGCTGGGCGTAGGCCACTCCTGCTGAGCCGGGCGCTGAAGTTAGGTGTCTGGAGGCTGCAACACTCTGATAGCTACTAAATGGATTCAATTGCACGCAGGCACTATCAAACCGCGAGTACTCTCTACTTGCTTTATGTGGCTTTGCATATCCTTACCCACGCAGTTCTGCTCTATCTGTATCCAAGCTCTCACGCTGGACTTCAGGTGTATGCCAGTGCCCTACTCGTTTTTGCAATCAAGGCGTTGT from Hymenobacter taeanensis encodes:
- a CDS encoding NAD(P)H-quinone oxidoreductase encodes the protein MQHITISAPGGPEVLRLQEALIPEPAAHQVLVRVEAAGVNRPDVLLRQGKYRGSGDVAGTVPGLEIAGRVEQCGAAVTRWQPGDAVCALLAAGGYAEYAVVDAGHCLPVPEGWSMTEAASLPETVFTVWHNVFQRGALQPGETLLVHGGSSGIGITAIQLAHALGSRVATTAGSTGKCEALRSLGADVVINYKQADFEQVLAEEGVDVVLDMVGGDYTPKNLRLLRPDGRLVFINAMQGGPAEFNALEVMARRLTITGSTLRPRLAEFKAALAAAVEQHVWPLLAAGKFKPVIYQTFPLAEAAAAHQLLESSTHIGKLVLEVTQGA
- a CDS encoding STAS/SEC14 domain-containing protein, with the translated sequence MPIELTNGFGKVYLTIEYDAANRWVYNNWIGYQTFTGIIAGADACLFPLSENKCAYLLNDNRQVLGPWNHAVEWIATQWAPRAIEQGLTHFAHIVSPESMAAQSAESMFLGIGQRLEMRMFSDIEQAKAWLREAQQAARR